Genomic DNA from Nocardioides aquaticus:
TGGTCGACTACCTCGACAAGGGGGCCTCGGTCGATCCCGGGGCCCCCTGCCTGACCACCGACGGCAGCAGCTCGTCGTACGCCGAGGTCCGGGACCTCAGCTTCCGCGTCGCAGCGGCCCTGGCCCGTACCGGGGTCGCCCCGGGAGACAAGGTCGCCATCCTCTCGGCCAACGACCCGCTGGCCTTCACCTGCGTCTTCGGGATCAGCCGTGCCGGAGCGGTGTGGTGCCCGATCAATCCTCGGAACGAAGCAGACGAGACCCGCGAGCTGCTCGAGCTCTCCGACTGCGCCGTGCTGATCCACCAGGCGTCCTTCTCCCCCCTCGTCGACCGGATCCGAGACGGGCTGCCGGGGCTGACCACGATCGTGTGCCTGGACGGGACGCCGCTCCCGGGGACGACGTCGTGGGACGCGTTCCTGGAGGCCCCTGGCGCACACGCCCCACCGGACGCCCCACCGGTCGAGGACCTCGCGATGATCGTCGGCACCGGCGGCACCACCGGCCGGCCCAAGGGCGTGATGCTCACCGGCACCAACCTGGAGGTCATGTCCGCGACCACGCTGATGTGCTACCCGTTCGAGGGGCGACCGGTCTACCTCGCGCTCGCCCCGCTGACCCATGCCGCGGGCGTGCTGTGCTTTCCCGTGCTGGCCAGCGCGGGGGAGATCGTGGTGATGCGGACTCCGGACGTGGGCGACTTCCTGGGGCTCGTCGAGACGCACGCCGTGACACACACGTTCCTGCCCCCGACGCTGATCTACATGCTGCTCGACCACCCGCGGCTCGGGTCGGCGGACCTCTCGTCCCTGCAGTGCTTCTGGTACGGCGCCGCGCCGATGTCGGTCACGCGGCTCGAGGAGGCGATCGACCGCATCGGGCCCGTGATGGCCCAGCTGTTCGGGCAGACCGAGGCGCCGATGATGGTGTCCGCGCTACCGCCCGCCGACCACTTCCTGCCCGACGGGACGCTCGCTCGCGAGCGGCTCGCCTCCGCCGGTCGGCCGACACCTCTCGTCACCGTCGCGATCATGGACTCCGACGGGTCCTTGCAGGCCCGCGGCGAACCCGGCGAGATCGTCGTGCGCAGCTCGCTCGTCATGCGGGGCTACTACCGCGACCCCGGGGCGACGGCCGAGGCCTCGACGCACGGCTGGCACCACACCGGGGACATCGGCTTCCTCGACCCCGACGGGTTCCTGTTCATCGTGGACCGCGCCAAGGACATGGTCATCACGGGGGCTTCAACGTGTACTCGACCGAGGTCGAGCAGGCGCTCATGGAGCACCCTGCCGTCGCCGACTGTGCCGTGGTCGGGCTCCCCGACGAGAAGTGGGGAGAGCGGGTCACCGCCGTCGTCCAGCTGAGGCCGGGGCAGGCCGCTTCGGGGGCCGAGCTCGCGGCCTTCGTCAAGAAGCGCATCGGCAGCGTGAAGTCACCGAAGCAGGTCGAGGTCTGGGAGCAGCTGCCCCGGTCGAAGATCGGCAAGGTGTTGAAGACCGACATCAGGAGGACCCTGACCGGAGCCGGTTGAGGCGCCGAGGGCCGGAGGGCCGTCGACGACACGCGACAGCAGGTACGGCGGCACGCTGAGGCCTGCCATCGAGGTGCCGCCGAGCGCGACGCCGAGCGCGACGCCGAGCGCCACCCGTCCACGCTGTCGGGCCACCAGCGAACCGGGGCAGGACCACGGGCCACGCGGGGCCGCCCGGGCCGGCGGCGAGCCCCGCGACCGCCCATGCCCCCACAGGTGGTTGGTCCCGGACGCTCCGCTGCCGGCGCCGGTACCCGTTTCGTCGCATACTGTGCCGGTGACCA
This window encodes:
- a CDS encoding AMP-binding protein, yielding MRLVDYLDKGASVDPGAPCLTTDGSSSSYAEVRDLSFRVAAALARTGVAPGDKVAILSANDPLAFTCVFGISRAGAVWCPINPRNEADETRELLELSDCAVLIHQASFSPLVDRIRDGLPGLTTIVCLDGTPLPGTTSWDAFLEAPGAHAPPDAPPVEDLAMIVGTGGTTGRPKGVMLTGTNLEVMSATTLMCYPFEGRPVYLALAPLTHAAGVLCFPVLASAGEIVVMRTPDVGDFLGLVETHAVTHTFLPPTLIYMLLDHPRLGSADLSSLQCFWYGAAPMSVTRLEEAIDRIGPVMAQLFGQTEAPMMVSALPPADHFLPDGTLARERLASAGRPTPLVTVAIMDSDGSLQARGEPGEIVVRSSLVMRGYYRDPGATAEASTHGWHHTGDIGFLDPDGFLFIVDRAKDMVITGASTCTRPRSSRRSWSTLPSPTVPWSGSPTRSGESGSPPSSS
- a CDS encoding AMP-binding enzyme: MEHPAVADCAVVGLPDEKWGERVTAVVQLRPGQAASGAELAAFVKKRIGSVKSPKQVEVWEQLPRSKIGKVLKTDIRRTLTGAG